One Helicobacter pylori NCTC 11637 = CCUG 17874 = ATCC 43504 = JCM 12093 genomic window, ACATTGTTTTTTTATAGACGCTACCAATAAGGGCATTATGGATAAACATTTTAGAGAATGGCCTACAGAAACCAATTGCTCCATGGAAGTCATAGAGGATTTGAAAAAGAAAGGGCTTTTAAAAGATTTTGAAACTTTAAATCAAAAATTCCATCTCACGCATTCTTTCAGCACGCATAAAGAAGATCTATAAAGAAGAGCCATAAAGAAGAATTATGTTAGATTATCGCCAAAAAATTGATGCTCTCATCACCAAAATAGAAAAGGCTCGCATCGCTTATTCAAGGCACCACATTGTCAAAATCGTGGCTGTTTCAAAAAACGCTTCCTTAGAAGCTATCCAACATTATTATAACTGCTCTCAAAGGGCTTTTGGAGAAAATAAAGTTCAAGATTTAAAAACTAAAATGCATTCTTTAGAGCATTTACCCCTTGAATGGCACATGATAGGCTCTTTACAAGAAAATAAAATCAATGCGCTTTTGAGTTTAAAACCCGCTCTTTTGCATTCTTTAGACTCTTTAAAACTCGCTTTGAAGATAGAAAAGCGTTGCGAAATATTGGGCGTCAATTTAAACGCTCTTTTACAGGTTAATAGCGCGTATGAGGAAAGCAAAAGCGGGGTAATGCCTGAAGAAACGCTAGAAATTTATTCTCAAATCAGTGAAACTTGCAAGCGCCTCAAGCTTAAGGGGCTTATGTGTATAGGGGCTCATGCTGATGATGAAAAGGAAATTGAAAAATCCTTTATCACCACCAAAAAGCTTTTTGACCGATTAAAGAACGCGAGCGTTCTTTCAATGGGCATGAGTTGTGATTTTGAATTAGCGATTGCTTGCGGGGCGAATCTTTTAAGGATTGGCTCTTTTTTGTTCAAAGAGTAAGATGCTAGAATCTTATACGCTTAAAAGTGGGGCTGTTTTTATTTCTGATGCGCATTTTTTGCCCAAAAGCCCTCATTTAATCCATACGCTTAAAGAACTTTTAAGCGTCAAACCCCCACAAGTCTTTTTCATGGGCGATATTTTCCATGTTCTTGTGGGCTATTTACCCCTAGACAAAGAGCAGCAAAAAATCATTGATCTAATCCATGCGTTAAGCGAAATTTCACAAGTCTTTTATTTTGAAGGCAACCATGATTTTTCCATGCGTTTTGTATTCAATTCCAAAGTAATGGTTTTTGAGCGCCAAAACCAGCCCGTATTATTCCAATACGATAACAAACGCTTTTTACTAGCCCATGGGGATTTATTCATCACTAAAGCGTATGAATTTTACATCACGCAACTCACTTCCACTTGGGCTAGATTTTTTTTAACTTTTTTAAATTTATTAAGTTTTAAAACCTTATACCCTCTTTTTAAAAAACTCATTTATCAAAAACCCGTCCGCCTTTGGGAATTAGAGCCAAACAAATTGCAATCTTTTATTGAAAAGCGCCTAAAAGCCTATCAAAACTATATTGAAGATCTTAACATTGGTAGGATTGATGGCATTATAGAGGGGCATTTTCATCTCAAAAGCGGTGCAAAAATCCCCTTGAATGCGCCTATTTATTGCCCACTGCCTTCCTTTTATTACGAACAAAGCCTTTTTAAGGTATCATCAAGCGTTTTAGAACCATCTCAAAATAAGGACGCCTAAATCATGGCAGAAAAAACAGCTAACGATTTAAAATTGAGTGAGATAGAACTCGTGGATTTTCGTATTTATGGCATGCAAGAGGGCGTCCCTTATGAGGGGATTTATGGCATCAATGTGGCTAAAGTCCAAGAAATCATCCCCATGCCCACCCTTTTTGAATACCCCACGAATTTGGATTACATTATCGGCGTGTTTGATTTGCGCTCCATAATCATTCCGCTTATAGACTTGGCCAAATGGATAGGGATTGTCCCGGATAAAAGCAAGGAAAACGAAAAAATCGTCATTATCACGGAATTTAATAATGTCAAATTGGGTTTTTTAGTCCATTCGGCTAGGCGTATCAGGCGCATTAGTTGGAAAGATGTGGAGCCTGCATCCTTTAGTGCCTCTAATAGCATCAATAAAGAAAGTATCACCGGTACGACACGCATTGAAAACGACAAAACCCTACTCATTTTGGATTTAGAAAGCATTTTAGACGATTTAAAACTTAATGAAGACGCTAAAAACGCTAAAGATACCCCTAAAGAGCGTTTTGAAGGCGAAGTGTTGTTTTTAGACGATAGCAAGACCGCAAGAAAAACCTTAAAAAACCATTTGAGTAAATTGGGTTTTAGCATCACTGAAGCTGTGGATGGGGAAGACGGGTTGAACAAATTAGAAATGTTATTCAAAAAATACGGAGACGATCTGAGGAAACATTTGAAATTCATTATTTCAGATGTTGAAATGCCTAAAATGGATGGCTATCATTTCTTATTCAAGCTCCAAAAAGACCCCAGGTTTGCTTATATTCCTGTGATTTTCAATTCTTCTATTTGCGATAATTATAGCGCTGAAAGGGCTAAAGAAATGGGGGCTGTAGCGTATTTAGTCAAGTTTGACGCAGAGAAATTCACCGAAGAAATTTCTAAGATTTTAGACAAGAATGCGTAATTCTTTTTATAAAATTGTAAAATACTCTTATCTCAAACGCTAAAAAAGGGTTTTAAAATGGATGATTTGCAAGAAATAATGGAAGACTTCTTGATTGAAGCCTTTGAAATGAACGAGCAGCTGGATCAGGATTTGGTGGAATTGGAGCATAACCCTGAAGATTTGGACTTGCTCAATCGCATTTTTAGAGTCGCTCACACCATTAAAGGTTCTAGCTCGTTTTTGAATCTTAATATCCTTACGCACCTCACGCACAACATGGAAGATGTCTTGAATCGCGCCAGAAAGGGCGAAATCAAAATCACGCCTGATATTATGGATGTCGTGTTGCGTTCTATTGATTTGATGAAAACCTTACTCGTAACGATTAGAGATACCGGCTCTGATACTAATAACGGCAAGGAAAACGAGATTGAAGAAGCGGTCAAACAGCTTCAAGCCATTACGAGTCAAAATTTAGAGGGCGCTAAAGAAGGGACTACAGAAGCCCCCCAAAAAGAAAATAAAGAAGAAAATAAAGAAGAAAATAAAGAAGAAAATAAAGAAAACAAGGCAAAAGCCCCTACTGCAGAAAATTCCGCAAGCGATAACCCACTAGCCGATGAGCCGGATTTGGATTACGCTAACATGAGCGCTGAAGAAGTGGAAGCGGAGATTGAGCGGCTGCTGAACAAACGCCAAGAAGCCGATAAAGAGCGAAGAGCCCAAAAAAAACAAGAAGCCAAACAAGAAGTTACTCCAACAAAAGAAACCCCTAAAACAGAAACCCCCAAAGCCCCTAAAACCGAAACTAAAGCTAAAGCCGATACTGAAGAAAATAAAGCCCCCTCTATTGGCGTGGAGCAAACCGTTAGGGTGGATGTGCGCCGCTTGGATCACTTGATGAATTTAATCGGTGAGCTTGTGTTAGGAAAAAATCGCTTGATTAGAATCTATAGCGATGTGGAAGAGCGCTATGATGGGGAAAAGTTTTTAGAGGAATTAAACCAGGTAGTCTCTTCTATTTCAGCGGTAACGACAGACTTGCAGCTTGCGGTGATGAAAACCAGGATGCAACCAGTGGGCAAAGTGTTCAATAAATTCCCTCGCATGGTAAGGGATTTGAGCCGGGAATTAGGCAAAAGCATTGAATTAATCATTGAGGGCGAAGAAACCGAATTAGACAAATCCATTGTAGAAGAGATTGGCGATCCGCTCATCCACATTATCCGCAACTCATGCGATCATGGGATTGAGCCTTTAGAAGAAAGGAGAAGGCTTAACAAGCCTGAAACCGGTAAGGTGCAATTGAGCGCGTATAATGAGGGTAACCACATTGTGATTAAAATCTCTGATGATGGCAAAGGGTTAGACCCTGTGATGCTTAAAGAAAAAGCGATTGAAAAAGGGGTGATTAGCGAAAGAGACGCTGAAGGCATGAGCGATAGGGAAGCGTTTAACCTCATTTTCAAGCCAGGCTTTTCTACCGCAAAAGTCGTTTCCAATGTTTCAGGTAGGGGTGTTGGCATGGATGTGGTGAAAACCAATATTGAAAAGCTCAATGGGATCATTGAAATTGATTCAGAAGTGGGGGTAGGCACGACTCAAAAGCTTAAAATCCCTCTCACTCTGGCTATCATTCAAGCTTTACTCGTGGGCGTTCAAGAAGAATATTACGCTATCCCGCTTTCTTCAGTTTTAGAAACCGTGCGCATCAGCCAAGATGAAATCTACACCGTTGATGGCAAGAGCGTGTTGCGCTTGAGGGATGAGGTGCTTTCTTTGGTGCGCCTTTCTGATATTTTTAAAGTGGATGCTATTTTGGAATCCAACTCAGATGTGTATGTGGTCATCATTGGCTTGGCTGATCAAAAAATTGGCGTGATCGTGGATTATTTAATCGGTCAAGAAGAAGTGGTCATCAAATCTTTAGGTTACTATCTTAAAAACACTAGAGGCATTGCTGGCGCTACGGTGAGAGGCGATGGGAAAATCACTCTCATTGTAGATGTGGGGGCGATGATGGATATGGCAAAAAGCATCAAGGTCAATATCACTACCTTGATGAACGAATCCGAAAACACCAAGAGCAAAAATTCCCCTAGCGATTATATTGTCTTAGCGATTGATGACAGCAGCACGGACAGAGCGATTATCCGCAAGTGTTTAAAACCATTAGGCATCACGCTTTTAGAGGCCACTAACGGGTTAGAGGGCTTAGAAATGCTTAAAAATGGCGATAAGATTCCGGACGCTATTTTAGTGGATATTGAAATGCCTAAAATGGACGGCTACACTTTCGCTTCTGAAGTGCGCAAATACAATAAATTCAAAAACCTGCCTTTGATTGCAGTAACTAGTCGGGTAACTAAAACCGATAGGATGCGCGGCGTTGAATCCGGCATGACTGAATACATCACCAAACCTTATAGCGGCGAGTATTTAACCACCGTAGTGAAGCGCAGTATTAAATTAGAAGGAGACCAATCGTGAGCAACCAATTAAAAGATTTATTTGAAAGACAGAAAGAAGCTAATGCAGGTTCTAAACAAGAAGACAATGAAGAAATTTTGCAATTCATCGGCTTTATTATTGGCGATGAAGAATACGCCATTCCCATTTTGAATATTTTAGAGATCGTCAAACCCATTGGTTACACGCGAGTCCCTGAAACCCCAAACTATGTGCTTGGCGTGTTCAATTTAAGGGGTAATGTCTTCCCATTGATTAGCCTGCGTTTAAAGTTTGGCTTGAAGGCTGAAAAACAAAACAAAGACACTCGTTATTTGGTGGTGCGCCATAACGATCAAATCGCTGGGTTTTTCATTGATCGCTTAACTGAAGCCATTCGCATCAAGCAAACGGATATTGATCCGGTTCCAGAAACTTTGAGCGATAACAATAATTTAACTTATGGTATTGGGAAACAAAACGACAGACTTGTAACCATTTTAAGAGTGGAAGAAATCTTAAAGAAAGACTTCTAAAAATTTTAGTTTATCCATAAGCCCCTATAGGCTTTGAGAAAGACTTATCCCGTTAAAAAGCTTGATTTTAATCAAGCGATAATGTTTGATTGAAAATAGAGTCTTTTTAATATTTTCTTTTAAAAACAGCGTGAAACTTTTTTAAACGGATTAAAAAGAACTTCTTATTTTTTAGTCTTTGTTGCCAACACTTTTTAATAAATAGAGCTTTTGCATTGAGATTCGCTAGATTATAGCCCCCTCCTTTTAAGAACTTCCTATTCCAACACTTTTAAAAGCGCTTCATAATCAGGCTCTTCTAAAATGTTTTGAACGATCTCTTTATAGATAACCACTCCCTTATCATCAAGAACAAACACCGATCGAGCGAGTAAGCCTTGAAAAGAGCCTTTGCCCAACAGCACACCGTAATTTTCCCCAAAAGCCTTATACCTAAAATCGCTTAAAATTCTTAAGTCCTTAATGCCTTCAGCGCCGCAAATTTGCCCTTGAGAAAAAGGTAAGTCCATAGAAATAACGCTAAAACTCACAGAAGGCAGTTTGCCGGCTTGCTCATTGAAGTGCTTGGCTTGGAGCAAGCAAACCGATCCGGTTAAACTAGGAAGCGTGCTAACAACCTGAAAACGCACGCCTTGCTTCAACAAATTGACTTCTTGCAAATCGCCATTCACCAATTTCACATCAGGGGCTTTATCGCCCACTTTTAAGGGTTTCCCTTCTAACTGATATGTTTCTTCTTTAAAAGTAACTTTTTGCATGGTTAAATCCTTTCTAATTGAATTGCTATATTGAGTTAGAATAGTAGCCCATTAAGATTAACTTTTAACAAATTTAAAAAGAATTTGTTTAAAAAGTCGTTTTCATTTTAAAAAACCCCTTAAAATCTACAAAATTTGCATAACGATTTAATTTTTAAGAAAAGATTTACCAAAAAGTATTAAAAAATGATTACAATACGGCTATCTGATCACAAGGAGAAAACATGTTTACATTACGAGAGTTGCCTTTTGCTAAAGACAGCATGGGAGATTTTTTAAGCCCTGTGGCGTTTGATTTCCACCATGGGAAACACCATCAAACTTATGTGAATAATTTGAATAACTTAATCAAAGGCACGGATTTTGAGAAAAGTTCTTTGTTTGATATTTTGACAAAATCTAGCGGAGGCGTGTTCAATAACGCCGCTCAAATTTACAACCACGATTTTTATTGGGATTGCCTAAGCCCCAAAGCGACTGCTTTAAGCGATGAGTTAAAAGGGGCTTTAGAAAAAGATTTCGGATCGTTGGAAAAATTTAAAGAAGACTTCATTAAGAGCGCGACCACTCTGTTTGGCTCTGGCTGGAATTGGGCAGCGTATAATTTAGACACTCAAAAAATTGAAATCATTCAAACGAGCAACGCTCAAACCCCAGTTACGGATAAAAAAGTGCCGCTTTTAGTGGTAGATGTGTGGGAGCATGCTTATTACATTGATCACAAAAACGCGCGCCCTGTGTATTTGGAAAAATTCTATGGGCATATCAATTGGCATTTCGTTTCTCAATGCTATGAATGGGCGAAAAAAGAAGGCTTAGGATCAGTGGATTACTACATCAATGAGTTGGTGCATAAAAAAGCTTAAGCGTTATTTTGCGTAGAGTGGTTTAAAGGTTTTTAAACCACGCTTCTTTTTTGAATGAAAGACACCCTGTTTAATGAATCTCTAAACAAACGCTTTTGCTTTGATGAGAAAGTCGCCCATGTTTTTGACGACATGCTGGAACGCTCCATCCCCTATTATTATGAAATGTTGGATTTGGGGGCGTATTTCATCGCTCAAAATTTAAAAGAAAATGTCTATCCTAAGCCCTTGCCTAAGCCCTTGATTTATGATTTGGGCTGTTCTACCGGGAACTTTTTTATCGCGCTTAACCGGCAAATCCAACAAGATATTGAGCTTGTAGGGATTGACAATTCCATGCCCATGCTTAAAAAAGCGCAAGAAAAATTAAAAGATTTTAACAATGTCCGTTTTGAATGCATGGATTTTTTAGAGGTTGAGTTTAAAGAAGCGAGCGCGTTTTCATTGCTTTTTGTGTTGCAATTTGTCCGCCCCATGCAAAGAGAGGTGCTGCTTAAAAAGATTTATAACAGCCTTGCGTTGAATGGGGTTTTATTGGTGGGTGAAAAGATCATGAGCGAGGATCGGATATTGGACAAGCAAATGATAGAGCTATACTACCTTTATAAACAAAATCAAGGCTACAGCCACAATGAAATCGCTTTCAAAAGGGAAGCGTTAGAAAATGTGCTTGTGCCCTATAGTTTAAAAGAAAATATCGTGCTTTTAGAAAGCGTGGGGTTTAAGCATGTGGAAGCGGTGTTTAAATGGGTGAATTTCACGCTGCTAGTTGCCAGAAAAACATGAGTTTTTTGAAATAATATATAAAGTTTTTAAAAAATATCCACAGGATCCATGTTCACGCTACAAGGAATATTAGGGGCGGTTTTTAAAAACGCATGCACGCTTTTGATTAGGCTTAAAGGGTCTTTGGAACGCAATAAAATCAGGTAGCGGTAAGAAGAGGCGATTTTTTCAATGGGGGCTTTAAAGCTAGAGAGCGTTACGCCCTTTTCTAAACACGAAGAAAGGGTTTGAGAGGCTTTTAGGATCAATTGTTGGGCTTTTTCTTCGTTTTTATGCTTAAACTCTAACAAACACAACCTTGAAAAAGGCGGGTAGAGTTCGCACCTTTCTTGCAATTCGTATTGTAAAAAATCTTCATAATCTTCTAAGAAATTTTTTAATAGATCGGTTTCGGTGCTTTGAATGAACACTTGGCCAGAAATTTGCCTAGCGCTCCTCCCAGCGATTTGATAAAGTAACGACACGCCCTCTTCTAAAGCCCTATAACTATTAGATTTAATGATATTGTCTATGCCTAAAACAACCGCTAAACTCACTTTAGCGTAATCATGCCCTTTGCTTATCATTTGAGTGCCGATTAAGATATTGGTTTTTTGAGCGTTGAAATCGTTTAAAATATTGTGGAGTTTTTTTGGCGTGCTGGTGTGATCTTTATCTAAAATCGCTATTTTAGCGCCTTTCAAAAGGCCTTCCAACTCGTTCAACACTTGCATGGTGCCTATCCTTTTACCCACTAAAACTTCGCTTTGACACGCGCTGCAAATTTTAGGGATAGGGCTTGAAAAATGGCAATAATGGCACATGAGTTTGTTGGTTTTTAAATGCAAACTCATATTCACGCTGCAAAAGGGGCATTGAACGCTTTTATAGCAATTTTGACACAGCAAGGTTTTGAAATTAGCCCTTGTAGGCACAAAAATAATGGCTTGCTCGTTTTTGTCTATAACTTGTTTGAGCGCTTCTAGGAGTTTGGGCGTGATAAAACGCTCGGTTTTTTCAAAAATAATGTTTTTTTGCGTAGGGGTGTAGCGCCCCTTTAAGCGTACTAAAGCCTTATCTTTAAAGCGTTTGTAACTATTCAAACTTGGTGTAGCAGAGCCTAAAACCACTTGAATAGGGAATTTATGGGATAAATACAAGCATAAATCCCTAGCGTTATACATAGGGCTTTGATGAGACTTATAAGAAAAGTCATGCTCTTCATCTACAATGATTAAACCCAACTCCTTAAGGGGCAAAAACAACGCGCTTCGTGTGCCTACCACTAATTTGATTTCTTGCGAATAAAGCTTTTCTAAAAATTGTTTTTTTTGATTTTGAGAGAGTTTGCTATGCCACAAGCCTAAATTTTCTTTAAAAACCCTTTTAAGGCGTTGCTGCATTTGAGGGGTGAGAGCGATTTCTGGCACTAACAATAATGCGCTTTTTTTTTGCTCTAAAGTTTGAGCGATTGCATGCATATAAATTTCGGTTTTCCCGCTACCCGTATCGCCAAAGAGCAAGCTTGCTGAATGTTTTTGCAATTCTTTTAAAGCGTTGGTTTGCGTTTGGCTTAATCTATTAAGAACAGGCTCAATTTTTTCTAACCCCATTTCATCACATTCTTTAAAAGGGGTAAAAAGGCTTAAGACTGAAGAAAGATTGGCCGAGTAATATTGAGCGATAAATAGAGCAAGCTCTATTTGAAAGGGGAGTAAAAAATAAGGGGTTTTTTCTAGTTCTAGGCATTCAAAAGAGGGTTTTGAAACTTCTTCAAGAACGACTCCCAAAAGCGTTTTATTCCTTAAATGGATATTAACTAACGCTCCTTTAAGGTGTCGCTCTTTAGAAAAGTAAGTTAAAGGGGGGGTTTTATTTTTTAAAGGAGCGATTAAGTGATAGAACATGATGAGATTTTTTCTAAAAGCTTTTGGAGTTCATTATGCAAATACTCGTTTTGACAACTTTCATGCAAATAATCCTTTAAAAGCTCTAAGGCGTTTAATTCTTGGTTATGGAAACGCTCCTTTAGGGTGCGTTTCATCTCATCGCTAAAGGTGTTATTGAGAGAGATTTTATAGCGTTTGCCTAAATAAGTGATTTCTAAGCTGTCGTTTTCGGAGTGCATGTTTTTAATGGTTTATGACAATAAATCAGAGATTTTGTCATAAAGACCTTGAATGCCCTTATCTTTAGCGCTCAATTCATCGTATAAAATAGCGATTTGAATGTCTTTTTCTTCATTTTGCGCATTCAGCGTGGTGTTTGCTTGGCGTAAAGCGTTCAACTCTTCTTCTTGTTTTTTGATTTTTTCAATCAATTCGTCAATTTTAGCCCCCAATTGGTTTAACAAACTTAAAGATTGCATAGTAAGCCT contains:
- a CDS encoding primosomal protein N', coding for MFYHLIAPLKNKTPPLTYFSKERHLKGALVNIHLRNKTLLGVVLEEVSKPSFECLELEKTPYFLLPFQIELALFIAQYYSANLSSVLSLFTPFKECDEMGLEKIEPVLNRLSQTQTNALKELQKHSASLLFGDTGSGKTEIYMHAIAQTLEQKKSALLLVPEIALTPQMQQRLKRVFKENLGLWHSKLSQNQKKQFLEKLYSQEIKLVVGTRSALFLPLKELGLIIVDEEHDFSYKSHQSPMYNARDLCLYLSHKFPIQVVLGSATPSLNSYKRFKDKALVRLKGRYTPTQKNIIFEKTERFITPKLLEALKQVIDKNEQAIIFVPTRANFKTLLCQNCYKSVQCPFCSVNMSLHLKTNKLMCHYCHFSSPIPKICSACQSEVLVGKRIGTMQVLNELEGLLKGAKIAILDKDHTSTPKKLHNILNDFNAQKTNILIGTQMISKGHDYAKVSLAVVLGIDNIIKSNSYRALEEGVSLLYQIAGRSARQISGQVFIQSTETDLLKNFLEDYEDFLQYELQERCELYPPFSRLCLLEFKHKNEEKAQQLILKASQTLSSCLEKGVTLSSFKAPIEKIASSYRYLILLRSKDPLSLIKSVHAFLKTAPNIPCSVNMDPVDIF
- the cheV3 gene encoding chemotaxis protein CheV3; translation: MAEKTANDLKLSEIELVDFRIYGMQEGVPYEGIYGINVAKVQEIIPMPTLFEYPTNLDYIIGVFDLRSIIIPLIDLAKWIGIVPDKSKENEKIVIITEFNNVKLGFLVHSARRIRRISWKDVEPASFSASNSINKESITGTTRIENDKTLLILDLESILDDLKLNEDAKNAKDTPKERFEGEVLFLDDSKTARKTLKNHLSKLGFSITEAVDGEDGLNKLEMLFKKYGDDLRKHLKFIISDVEMPKMDGYHFLFKLQKDPRFAYIPVIFNSSICDNYSAERAKEMGAVAYLVKFDAEKFTEEISKILDKNA
- the tpx gene encoding thiol peroxidase, whose product is MQKVTFKEETYQLEGKPLKVGDKAPDVKLVNGDLQEVNLLKQGVRFQVVSTLPSLTGSVCLLQAKHFNEQAGKLPSVSFSVISMDLPFSQGQICGAEGIKDLRILSDFRYKAFGENYGVLLGKGSFQGLLARSVFVLDDKGVVIYKEIVQNILEEPDYEALLKVLE
- the cmoA gene encoding carboxy-S-adenosyl-L-methionine synthase CmoA; protein product: MKDTLFNESLNKRFCFDEKVAHVFDDMLERSIPYYYEMLDLGAYFIAQNLKENVYPKPLPKPLIYDLGCSTGNFFIALNRQIQQDIELVGIDNSMPMLKKAQEKLKDFNNVRFECMDFLEVEFKEASAFSLLFVLQFVRPMQREVLLKKIYNSLALNGVLLVGEKIMSEDRILDKQMIELYYLYKQNQGYSHNEIAFKREALENVLVPYSLKENIVLLESVGFKHVEAVFKWVNFTLLVARKT
- the cheAY2 gene encoding chemotaxis histidine kinase/response regulator CheAY2 codes for the protein MDDLQEIMEDFLIEAFEMNEQLDQDLVELEHNPEDLDLLNRIFRVAHTIKGSSSFLNLNILTHLTHNMEDVLNRARKGEIKITPDIMDVVLRSIDLMKTLLVTIRDTGSDTNNGKENEIEEAVKQLQAITSQNLEGAKEGTTEAPQKENKEENKEENKEENKENKAKAPTAENSASDNPLADEPDLDYANMSAEEVEAEIERLLNKRQEADKERRAQKKQEAKQEVTPTKETPKTETPKAPKTETKAKADTEENKAPSIGVEQTVRVDVRRLDHLMNLIGELVLGKNRLIRIYSDVEERYDGEKFLEELNQVVSSISAVTTDLQLAVMKTRMQPVGKVFNKFPRMVRDLSRELGKSIELIIEGEETELDKSIVEEIGDPLIHIIRNSCDHGIEPLEERRRLNKPETGKVQLSAYNEGNHIVIKISDDGKGLDPVMLKEKAIEKGVISERDAEGMSDREAFNLIFKPGFSTAKVVSNVSGRGVGMDVVKTNIEKLNGIIEIDSEVGVGTTQKLKIPLTLAIIQALLVGVQEEYYAIPLSSVLETVRISQDEIYTVDGKSVLRLRDEVLSLVRLSDIFKVDAILESNSDVYVVIIGLADQKIGVIVDYLIGQEEVVIKSLGYYLKNTRGIAGATVRGDGKITLIVDVGAMMDMAKSIKVNITTLMNESENTKSKNSPSDYIVLAIDDSSTDRAIIRKCLKPLGITLLEATNGLEGLEMLKNGDKIPDAILVDIEMPKMDGYTFASEVRKYNKFKNLPLIAVTSRVTKTDRMRGVESGMTEYITKPYSGEYLTTVVKRSIKLEGDQS
- a CDS encoding YggS family pyridoxal phosphate-dependent enzyme; its protein translation is MLDYRQKIDALITKIEKARIAYSRHHIVKIVAVSKNASLEAIQHYYNCSQRAFGENKVQDLKTKMHSLEHLPLEWHMIGSLQENKINALLSLKPALLHSLDSLKLALKIEKRCEILGVNLNALLQVNSAYEESKSGVMPEETLEIYSQISETCKRLKLKGLMCIGAHADDEKEIEKSFITTKKLFDRLKNASVLSMGMSCDFELAIACGANLLRIGSFLFKE
- a CDS encoding UDP-2,3-diacylglucosamine diphosphatase → MLESYTLKSGAVFISDAHFLPKSPHLIHTLKELLSVKPPQVFFMGDIFHVLVGYLPLDKEQQKIIDLIHALSEISQVFYFEGNHDFSMRFVFNSKVMVFERQNQPVLFQYDNKRFLLAHGDLFITKAYEFYITQLTSTWARFFLTFLNLLSFKTLYPLFKKLIYQKPVRLWELEPNKLQSFIEKRLKAYQNYIEDLNIGRIDGIIEGHFHLKSGAKIPLNAPIYCPLPSFYYEQSLFKVSSSVLEPSQNKDA
- the cheW gene encoding chemotaxis protein CheW, giving the protein MSNQLKDLFERQKEANAGSKQEDNEEILQFIGFIIGDEEYAIPILNILEIVKPIGYTRVPETPNYVLGVFNLRGNVFPLISLRLKFGLKAEKQNKDTRYLVVRHNDQIAGFFIDRLTEAIRIKQTDIDPVPETLSDNNNLTYGIGKQNDRLVTILRVEEILKKDF
- the sodB gene encoding superoxide dismutase [Fe] produces the protein MFTLRELPFAKDSMGDFLSPVAFDFHHGKHHQTYVNNLNNLIKGTDFEKSSLFDILTKSSGGVFNNAAQIYNHDFYWDCLSPKATALSDELKGALEKDFGSLEKFKEDFIKSATTLFGSGWNWAAYNLDTQKIEIIQTSNAQTPVTDKKVPLLVVDVWEHAYYIDHKNARPVYLEKFYGHINWHFVSQCYEWAKKEGLGSVDYYINELVHKKA